A stretch of the Bos indicus isolate NIAB-ARS_2022 breed Sahiwal x Tharparkar chromosome 13, NIAB-ARS_B.indTharparkar_mat_pri_1.0, whole genome shotgun sequence genome encodes the following:
- the CHRNA4 gene encoding neuronal acetylcholine receptor subunit alpha-4 yields MELGGPGTSPLPPLLLLLLGAGLLPVSSHAETRAHAEERLLKKLFSGYNKWSRPVANISDAVLVHFGLSIAQLIDVDEKNQMMTTNVWVKQEWHDYKLHWDPADYENVTSIRIPSELIWRPDIVLYNNADGDFAVTHLTKAHLFHDGRVQWTPPAIYKSSCSIDVTFFPFDQQNCTMKFGSWTYDKAKIDLVSMHSRVDQLDFWDSGEWVIVDAVGTYNTRKYECCAEVYSDITYAFIIRRLPLFYTINLIIPCLLISCLTVLVFYLPSECGEKITLCISVLLSLTVFLLLITEIIPSTSLVIPLIGEYLLFTMIFVTLSIIITVFVLNVHHRSPRTHTMPAWVRRVFLDIVPRLLFMKRPSVVKDHCRRLIESMHKAASTPHFWPEPQGEPARSPSLTCGVDQPIKPQPARTTPSDQVPTLQPSETEKASPCLSPGPCRPLTGTQAPGLTKSRSLSVQHVSSPSKAVGDGVRCRSRSIQYCGPREEAASPAAHLADSSPSSPTKAPSAELPPPDQAASCKCQCRKEPGAPNATLKTSSTRAPPLPLSPALARAVEGVQYIADHLKAEDTDFSVKEDWKYVAMVIDRIFLWVFIIVCLLGTAGLFLPPWLAGMI; encoded by the exons ATGGAGCTCGGGGGCCCGGGGACGTcgccgctgccgccgctgctgctgctgcttctaggGGCCGGCCTCCTGCCTG TGAGCAGCCATGCAGAGACCCGGGCTCATGCGGAGGAGCGGCTGCTGAAGAAGCTCTTCTCTGGCTATAATAAGTGGTCCCGGCCTGTGGCTAACATCTCGGATGCGGTTCTTGTCCACTTCGGCCTATCCATCGCGCAGCTTATTGATGTG GATGAGAAGAACCAGATGATGACGACGAATGTGTGGGTGAAGCAG GAGTGGCACGACTATAAGCTGCACTGGGACCCCGCCGACTATGAGAACGTGACTTCCATCCGAATCCCCTCTGAGCTCATCTGGCGGCCAGACATCGTCCTGTACAACAA TGCGGACGGGGACTTTGCCGTCACCCACCTGACCAAGGCCCACCTCTTCCACGACGGCCGGGTGCAATGGACGCCCCCAGCCATCTACAAGAGCTCCTGCAGCATCGACGTCACCTTCTTCCCCTTCGACCAGCAGAACTGCACCATGAAGTTCGGGTCCTGGACCTACGACAAGGCCAAGATTGACCTGGTGAGCATGCACAGCCGCGTGGACCAGCTGGACTTCTGGGACAGCGGTGAGTGGGTCATCGTGGACGCCGTGGGCACCTACAACACACGCAAGTACGAGTGCTGTGCGGAGGTCTACTCGGACATCACCTACGCCTTCATCATCCGGCGCCTGCCGCTGTTCTACACCATCAACCTCATCATCCCTTGCCTGCTCATCTCCTGCCTCACCGTGCTTGTCTTCTACCTGCCCTCCGAGTGCGGCGAGAAGATCACCCTCTGCATCTCCGTGTTGCTGTCACTCACCGTCTTCCTGCTGCTCATCACCGAGATCATCCCATCCACCTCGCTGGTCATCCCGCTCATCGGCGAATACCTGCTCTTCACCATGATCTTCGTCACGCTCTCCATCATCATCACCGTCTTCGTGCTCAACGTGCACCACCGCTCCCCGCGCACACACACCATGCCCGCCTGGGTCCGCCGCGTCTTCCTGGACATCGTGCCGCGCCTGCTCTTCATGAAGCGGCCGTCTGTGGTCAAGGACCACTGCCGGCGGCTCATCGAGTCCATGCACAAGGCGGCCAGCACTCCGCACTTCTGGCCGGAGCCCCAGGGGGAGCCCGCCCGGTCTCCGTCCCTGACCTGTGGGGTGGACCAGCCCATCAAGCCCCAGCCAGCCCGTACAACACCCTCTGACCAGGTGCCGACTCTGCAGCCTTCAGAGACCGAGAAGGCCAGCCCCTGCCTATCTCCTGGGCCCTGCCGTCCACTCACTGGCACCCAGGCCCCAGGGCTCACCAAAAGCCGGTCCCTAAGTGTCCAGCACGTGTCCAGCCCCAGCAAAGCGGTGGGGGACGGTGTGCGGTGCCGGTCCCGGAGCATTCAGTACTGCGGGCCGCGAGAGGAGGCCGCCTCACCGGCCGCCCACCTGGCGGATAGCTCTCCCTCCTCTCCGACCAAGGCCCCCTCAGCCGAGCTCCCGCCCCCAGACCAGGCTGCCTCCTGCAAATGCCAGTGCAGGAAGGAGCCGGGGGCCCCAAATGCCACGCTCAAGACCTCCAGCACCAGAGCACCACCCCTGCCCCTGTCGCCAGCCCTGGCACGGGCGGTGGAAGGCGTCCAGTACATCGCAGACCACCTGAAGGCAGAAGACACAGACTTCTCG GTGAAAGAGGACTGGAAGTACGTGGCCATGGTCATTGACCGCATCTTTCTCTGGGTGTTCATCATCGTCTGCCTGCTGGGGACTGCTGGCCTCTTCCTGCCACCCTGGCTGGCCGGCATGATCTAG
- the COL20A1 gene encoding collagen alpha-1(XX) chain, protein MSVRVRPYLGVGLCLYLSVTLGLSQGQASGRLRLAVLPEDRLQMKWRESEGSSLGYLVQVKPRAGDPEQEVMLTTKTPKATVGGLSPSKGYTLQIFELTGSGNILLARREFVIEDLKSNSVSRSSQRPLGATLEPTPSLVGSPDLEPPGALAPSQDPPTLGGAKSGDGVPGEEQHPPRGPTGEGPAQPTPDLEGPNHARTSAGGRGKPGRPQFRCTPPMPVDMIFLVDGSWSIGHSHFQQVKDFLASVIEPFEIGPGKVQVGLTQYSGAPQTEWDLNAFGTKEEVLNAVHNLHYRGGNTFTGLALTHVLEQNLKPRAGLRPEAAKLVILVTDGKSQDDAHAAGHVLKGLGVDIFAVGVKNADETELRLLASQPLDITVHNVQDFPQLSTLSGLLSRLICQKVQGRSPRGSPATPALDPPPAPTRLVLTQVTSSSVLLSWSPAPQPPLKYLIVWRPSKGGTPREVVVEGPTSSAQLHNLTSSTEYLVSVFPLYKAGVGEGLQGLATTAPLPPPQALTLAAVTPKTVRLTWQPLAEATQYLVRWSPASPKGEEERREVRVGRPEVLLDGLAPGRDYDVWVQSLRGAEISEAQGIRARTPALTTPRHLSFSDVSHDSARVSWEGTARPVRLFRVSYISGKGGHSGQTEVPGNATSAILGPLSSSTTYMVRVTCLYPGGSSSTLTGRLTTRKVPSPSQLSVTELPGDEVRLEWAAAAVSGVLVYQITWTPLGEGKAREISVPGNLGTAILPGLGRHSEYEITILAYYRDGARSDPVSLRYTPVSRSPPSNLALASESPDSLQVSWTPPSSHVLHYRLSYALASGSGPEKSISIPGPGSHVTIPDLLAATKYRVLVSAIYGAGESVAVSATGRTAACPALHLDGSLPGFDLMAAFGLVEKEYASIRGVAMEPSAFGPTRTFTLFKDSQLTRRASDIHLATLPPEHTVVFLLRLLPETPREAFALWQVASEDFQPILGVLLDAGRKSLTYFNRDPRATLQEVTFDLPEVRRIFFGSFHKVHVAVGRARVRLYVDCRKVAERPIGEAGGLPAAGFVMLGRLAKARGPRSSSASFQLQVLQLVCNDSWAEEDRCCELPASKEGESCPAFPSACACSSQTPGPPGPQGPPGLPGRNGAPGEQGFPGPRGEPGPPGQMGPEGPGGQQGSPGTQGRTIQGPVGPPGVKGEKGDHGHPGLQGHPGLQGTPGKIGIQGPKGMRGLEGTAGLPGPPGPRGFQGTAGARGSNGERGPPGAVGPTGLPGPKGERGEKGEPQSLATIYQLVGQACESAIQTHVLKLHACTHESTRPPMPILEAPRALGTSNKARLPGEGGHGGPHPGDRGRSPCCLK, encoded by the exons CTGGCTCAGGGAACATCCTGCTGGCTCGCAGGGAGTTTGTGA TCGAGGATCTGAAGAGTAACTCCGTGAGCAGGAGCAGCCAGAGGCCACTGGGGGCAACCCTGGAGCCCACCCCTTCCCTTGTGGGGAGCCCAGACCTTGAGCCCCCAGGGGCCCTGGCCCCAAGCCAAGATCCACCCACGCTTGGTGGAGCCAAGTCGGGGGACG GAGTACCTGGTGAGGAGCAGCACCCACCCAGGGGCCCCACAGGGGAGGGCCCTGCTCAGCCCACCCCAGACCTGGAGGGGCCGAACCACGCCAGGACCTCagctggagggagagggaagcCAG gcagACCCCAGTTCCGCTGCACACCCCCCATGCCTGTGGACATGATCTTCCTGGTGGATGGGTCCTGGAGTATAGGCCACAGTCACTTCCAGCAGGTCAAAGACTTCCTGGCCAGCGTCATCGAGCCCTTTGAAATTGGGCCGGGCAAAGTCCAAGTAG GTCTGACTCAGTACAGTGGAGCCCCCCAGACCGAGTGGGACCTGAATGCCTTTGGCACCAAGGAGGAAGTGTTGAATGCTGTGCACAACCTCCActacagaggaggaaacacaTTCACAG GCCTGGCCCTGACCCACGTGCTGGAGCAGAACCTGAAGCCTAGAGCAGGTCTCCGTCCAGAGGCGGCCAAGCTGGTGATTCTGGTGACAGATGGCAAGTCCCAGGATGATGCCCACGCTGCTGGCCACGTGCTCAAGGGTCTGGGTGTCGACATCTTTGCTGTGG GCGTGAAGAATGCCGACGAAACCGAGTTGAGGCTCCTGGCATCCCAGCCGCTGGACATCACCGTCCACAATGTGCAGGACTTCCCCCAGCTCAGCACACTCTCCGGCCTACTCAGCCGGCTCATCTGCCAGAAGGTCCAGGGCAGGAGCCCGCGTGGGAGCCCAG CTACACCGGCCCTGGATCCCCCTCCCGCTCCCACAAGGCTGGTCCTGACCCAAGTGACCTCCTCCAGCGTCCTCTTGTCCTGGAGCCCGGCCCCACAGCCGCCCCTCAAGTACCTGATTGTGTGGAGGCCTTCCAAGGGCGGCACCCCCAGGGAG GTGGTGGTGGAAGGGCCCACCTCGTCAGCACAGCTGCACAACCTGACCTCCAGCACCGAGTACCTGGTCTCTGTGTTCCCCCTCTACAAGGCTGGCGTCGGCGAGGGCCTGCAGGGCCTGGCGACCACAG cacccctgcccccaccccaggcgcTGACCCTGGCTGCAGTGACACCCAAAACTGTCCGCCTCACCTGGCAGCCCTTGGCAGAGGCCACCCAGTACCTGGTGCGGTGGTCACCTGCCTCCCCCAAGGgcgaggaggagaggagagag GTGCGGGTGGGGCGGCCGGAGGTGCTGCTGGATGGCCTGGCCCCGGGCAGGGACTATGACGTGTGGGTGCAGAGCCTTCGAGGGGCAGAGATCAGTGAGGCCCAGGGCATCCGTGCCAGGACCC CCGCCCTGACCACCCCCAGACACCTGAGCTTCTCAGACGTGAGTCATGATTCAGCCCGCGTGTCCTGGGAGGGCACCGCAAGACCTGTGCGCCTGTTCAGGGTCAGCTACATCTCGGGCAAGGGAGGCCACTCGGGACAG ACGGAGGTTCCTGGGAACGCCACCTCAGCCATCCTGGGGCCCCTCTCCTCCTCTACCACCTACATGGTCCGCGTCACCTGTCTCTACCCTGGGGGCAGCTCCTCTACCCTGACCGGCCGCCTGACCACAC GGAAAGTCCCCAGCCCGAGCCAGCTGTCGGTGACAGAACTGCCTGGGGACGAAGTCCGGCTCGAGTGGGCGGCCGCGGCGGTGTCCGGCGTGCTTGTCTACCAGATCACGTGGACGCCCCTGGGAGAGGGGAAGGCCCGTGAG ATTTCTGTCCCGGGGAACCTGGGCACAGCCATCCTGCCTGGCCTGGGGAGGCACTCAGAGTATGAGATCACCATCCTGGCCTACTACCGGGACGGGGCCCGCAGTGACCCTGTGTCCCTCCGTTACACCCCCG TCAGCCGGAGCCCACCCTCCAACCTGGCCTTGGCCTCAGAGTCGCCTGACAGCCTGCAGGTCAGCTGGACGCCCCCGAGCAGTCACGTGCTCCACTACCGGCTCTCCTACGCGCTGGCCTCAGGCTCTGGACCCGAGAAGTCG atCTCCATTCCAGGACCCGGGAGCCACGTGACGATCCCTGACCTGCTGGCGGCTACCAAGTACCGGGTCCTGGTCTCAGCCATCTATGGAGCAGGGGAGAGCGTGGCGGTGTCTGCCACAGGCCGGACGG CAGCCTGCCCGGCCCTCCACCTGGATGGCTCCCTCCCAG GCTTTGACCTGATGGCGGCCTTCGGGCTGGTGGAGAAAGAATATGCCTCCATCCGCGGCGTGGCCATGGAGCCCTCGGCCTTTGGCCCCACCAGGACGTTCACACTCTTCAAGGACTCTCAGCTGACCCGGCGGGCCAG CGACATCCACCTGGCCACCCTGCCCCCGGAGCACACAGTCGTCTTCCTCCTGCGCCTGCTCCCTGAGACTCCCCGAGAGGCCTTTGCATTGTGGCAGGTGGCAAGCGAGGACTTCCAGCCCATCCTCGGGGTTCTGCTGGACG CCGGCAGGAAGTCGCTGACCTACTTCAACCGTGACCCCAGGGCCACCTTGCAGGAGGTCACCTTTGACCTGCCTGAAGTGAGGAGGATATTCTTTGGGAGTTTCCACAAG GTGCATGTGGCCGTGGGCCGAGCCAGGGTCAGGCTCTACGTGGACTGCCGGAAGGTGGCCGAGAGGCCCATCGGGGAGGCCGGCGGCCTGCCTGCTGCCGGCTTCGTCATGCTGGGCAGGTTGGCCAAAGCCCGGGGCCCCCGGAGCAGCTCCGCCTCG TTCCAGCTCCAGGTGCTACAGCTCGTGTGCAATGACTCGTGGGCAGAGGAGGACAGGTGCTGCGAGCTCCCAGCATCG AAGGAGGGAGAGTCCTGTCCTGCCTTCCCATCTGCCTGTGCATGTTCCTCACAGACCCCTGGGCCCCCAGGCCCCCAAGGACCTCCG GGCCTCCCCGGGCGGAACGGAGCCCCAGGAGAGCAAGGCTTCCCAGGGCCCAGG GGAGAGCCCGGGCCACCTGGACAGATGGGACCCGAGGGTCCTGGGGGTCAGCAGGGGTCACCGGGCACCCAGGGCCGCACCATCCAGGGACCCGTG GGTCCGCCAGGGGTCAAAGGAGAGAAGGGGGACCATGGACACCCCGGCTTGCAG GGCCACCCCGGCCTCCAGGGCACCCCCGGGAAGATTGGCATCCAGGGACCGAAG GGAATGAGAGGCCTGGAGGGGACTGCTGGACTGCCTGGCCCCCCAGGCCCTAGG GGCTTCCAAGGTACTGCGGGGGCTAGGGGCAGCAACGGCGAGCGAGGACCCCCAGGGGCCGTGGGGCCCACA GGACTGCCGGGGCCCAAGGGGGAGCGAGGAGAGAAG GGAGAGCCACAGTCCCTGGCCACCATCTACCAGCTCGTGGGCCAGGCTTGCGAGTCCGCCATCCAGA cgCACGTGTTGAAGCTCCATGCCTGCACCCACGAGAGCACCCGGCCCCCCATGCCCATCTTGGAAGCCCCCAGGGCCCTTGGCACAAGCAACAAGGCCcggctccctggagaaggggggcATGGTGGCCCCCACCCTGGGGACAGAG GACGGTCCCCCTGCTGCCTCAAGTGA